The following DNA comes from Pseudodesulfovibrio alkaliphilus.
TATTCGTCGCCAAGCCTATTCGGGACTCCCGGTCGCATGCTGTGCGGAAGGCGCGGAATGTCGTTGATCTCGCATGGCGTCGGGGAAAAAGCGGACACATAGCGGACAGGACCACCCCATGCATCCCACCTGAGGAGGCCAAAGTCTCGTATCCGTCCAGACAGCCCCACTTTTTCAGGCGAGCCGTCATCAAGTAGACATCAGGGAACTGGCTTAGGCCGGGTTGTTCTTTGACATGCCTTGCGGCAGCAGGGTCTTGAGATCGTCTCCGCTACGGGCATGGGGCAACTGCTCGAAGACCTGCAGAAGATATTCGAAGGGGTTGAGGCCGCAAGCCTTGGCGATCTCGATGAGGGAATAGATGGCCGCGCTAGCTTTGGCGCCTCTGGGGGAGCCGGAGAACAGCCTGTTCTTCCGGCCCACGGCAAAGGGTCGGATGGCATTCTCGGCTGCGTTGTTGTCCGGCTGCAGGCAGCCGTCCTCGAGGTAGACCATGACCCTTTCCCACTGGCCCAGAGCGTAGGAGATGGCCCGGCCCA
Coding sequences within:
- a CDS encoding IS66 family transposase, coding for MGLFGRIQKSGTAQTVLDLISKLYKLEKQAREQKLDPEAVHAMRQERVRPIMDKIKALLDARVKTTPPKSLLGRAISYALGQWERVMVYLEDGCLQPDNNAAENAIRPFAVGRKNRLFSGSPRGAKASAAIYSLIEIAKACGLNPFEYLLQVFEQLPHARSGDDLKTLLPQGMSKNNPA